Below is a window of Jonesiaceae bacterium BS-20 DNA.
GGCTGCAGGGACTCATTACCCGGCGTAAGCAATGGGTTGTGGCCCACCGTGAAAGTGGCATGGCCACCGCAGAATATGCAATTGCGATGATTGCAGCGGCAGGATTCGCTGGGTTACTCATTGTCATTCTCAAGAGCGGTCCGGTACGGGAACTTCTCACCTCAATTGTACAAACCGCACTAGGTACCCGGTAAGGCAGGCCACGGTGGACTCACCCAAACGAGAACGCGGCGCGGTAACCGCAGAGTTCGCCGTGGCCCTACCTGCCCTGGTATTGGTACTGGCCTTTGTACTGGCCGTCTCCTCGGTGGCTCTCAAGACTGTCTCGCTGCAAGCAGCGGCCCGGTCCGGAGCCAGGCTGGCCGCGGTCGAGCCCAACCCTCAAGTGGTTTATCAACTGGTCAGCTCCATGGCCGGCGTGGGGGCGACTATCAATATTGAGTTTGGTGAGCGGCTGGCGACCGTCACCGTCACCAAACAGGCCACGATAGGTCCCTTCAACCTCGGCAGCTACGAACTGCGTGGCAGCGCAATCGCAGTGCGGGAGTTGGATGGTTCGCAATGGTGAAAATTAACAGGCTGGGTATGAATCTCCGCCCAAATGTACGGACGCAAGATCTGTGGTCCACTGGCGGCGAGGGAGATCAATGCAGCCAACCCGAACGCGGTTCAGCAACCATTATGGTGTTGGCAATCATCGCATCCGTAGCCCTAATCCTTAGCACCATCGTGACCGTGGCCCGGATGAATCAGGCCAGGGAAACTACGGCAACCATTGCAGACCTCTCTGCGCTCGCGGCAGCCGATGCCCTCCATAATCTAGACCAACCCCCGTGCCCAGTGGCCGTTGAAGTAGCACGCTACAACACCACTTTTCCGGTCGAGACCTCTTGCGCACAATCCGGTGCGGATAACATCTTGGTGTGTGTTCAAGGAACGGTTCTTCGGCTTCCGGTACGGTCATGCGCGCTTGCCGGCCCCGCACCGTAACCGGTCAACCATCCAGCAGTTAAGAATTTATGGGCTGGCGTCGATCAGATTACCCACCTCGCATAGGATGAAGAGGAATAAATCTGAAGGAGCACCGGTGAAATACATTTCGACTCGTGGCGCCATGGCGCCAATGACGTACAGTGAAGCACTGCTTGAGGGACTAGCCACCGATGGCGGCTTGGCTGTTCCACACACAATGCCTACGCTGAGTGCGCAGCAGATTGAGAGTTGGCGCGAGCTCGAATACGCAGACCTCGCGGTTGAAGTACTGAGCCTATTTGCAACTGACATCCCCCGCGATGATCTCGCTCGTATGTGCCACGCTGCCTACAACTCCAACAACTTTGTGGCCAAGGAAATCGTCCCGCTGACGGCCCTCACCGAGGAAATTTCACTCGTGGGTTTGAGCGAGGGGCCAACCCTAGCGTTCAAAGACATGGCCATGCAGTTCCTTGGCCAGTCCATGGAATACGCGTTGAGCCGTGCCGGATCTAAGCTCAATATTGTGGGTGCGACCTCGGGAGATACCGGATCAGCAGCGGAGTACGCCTTCCGCGGTAAAGACGGCATTGCGGTATTTATGCTGTCACCACAGGGGCGCATGAGCGACTTCCAACGCGCCCAGATGTACTCGTTGACGGATGCCAACATCCACAATATTGCGGTTGAGGGAGTCTTTGATGACTGCCAGAACCTCCTGAAAGACATCTCGAACGATCTTGAGTTCAAAGCCGAGTACCACTTAGGAACCGTGAACTCGATCAACCTGGGCCGCATTAGTGCCCAACTTGTGTACTACTTCTGGGCTTGGCTGCGAGCCTCAGACTCCGTTGATCAAGCGGCTCGCGCTGAGTATCAGGTTTCCTTCACGGTTCCGTCGGGTAACTTTGGCAATATTTTGTCCGGCCACTTCGCCCGCGTGATGGGGCTGCCAATCCACCGCCTGGTATTGGCTGCCAATGAGAACAACGTGCTTGATGAATTCTTCAGGACCGGTATTTACCGCCCACGCTCTGCCGAGCGCACGTACCTGACTTCCAGCCCGTCAATGGATATCTCTAAGGCGTCAAACTTGGAGCGATTTATTTTCGATCTCCTTGGCCGTGATGGTGAGCGTCTAGCGGCTGCCTGGCGCACGCTTGATGAGACCGGTGAACTGGACCTTTCCGCAGAGCAGCCAAGGTTTGAATCCGAGTTTGGCCTTGTCAGCGGCTCAAGTACACACGCCGACCGGGTCGCCACAATCCGCAGCGTCCATGAAGCAACCGGAAAAGTCATTGACCCCCACACCGCAGATGGCGTGAAGGTGGCCCGCGAGTATCTTGACCCGCAGGTGCCAATGCTGGTCCTCGAGACTGCGAAACCGGAAAAGTTCCCTGAGATTGTCCAGGAAGCAACCGGACTGGAATTAGGCCCACCGCAGCACCTGGCGGGTCTGCTCGAACTTCCGCAGCACGTCACGGATATGGGCAACGACGCGGATGCACTGCGCGGTTTTATTACGGCTCACGCGATTCAGTAGCTGGTGCACACCTTCACTTCGCAGTAAGAAACTGTCCGTAGCGCTAACTCACGGATAGTTGTATTTGATCGGGCACCAAAGCATAGGACAACGTGACTACTTCAGTCGTCGCAACTACGCTTTGGTGCCCGCTCTATTACAAGAGAAGGTCTCCGCACTCTGCGGCGCCCATTAGTGACGCTGGTCTCAACAGTTGCTGGACGGCTGCCCCGGTTGGGGCTGGGGCCGTTAAGATTCTCTTGGGCCATTTAATAGTTGGGTCCATAACCACCGCGAGTGAACCCGGTCAGGTGACCGGTGAGAGGTCGTTTACATGTCCGTACAGTCCGCATTTGAGTCTTTGTCCAGCACAGACCTAGCTACCAAGCTGTTCCAGTTGGAAGTTCAGTACCAAGAACTGCAGGCCAAGAACCTCAAGTTTGACCTCACTCGTGGTAAACCGGCGCCCGAGCAGCTGGACCTTTCCAACGCCTTGCTTGATCTACCCGGTGCAGATTTCACCGACCCAACCGGGCTCGACACCCGCAACTACGGTGGCTTAACCGGACTGGTTGGCCTGCGAGAGATCTTTGCTGAACTGCTCAATCTTGACGTCAAGAACCTGATCGCAGCGGGCAACTCAAGCCTCGAGATCATGCATGACCTCATCGCTTTCTCAATGTTGTACGGAACAAGTGACTCCACCCAACCGTGGTCAAAGGATGCCAAGGTCAAATTCCTTGCCCCTGTTCCCGGGTATGACCGTCACTTTGCAATTTGTGAGCACATGGGGATCGAGATGATTCCGGTGCCTTTGCACGCCGATGGCCCAGACATGGACGTGGTCAAGGAACTCGTCGCAAACGACCCTTCGATTAAGGGCATCTGGTGCGTTCCTACCTATGGCAACCCAACCGGTGGTATCTACACAGCCGAGATCACCCAAGAACTCGTCGCAATGCAAACTGCGGCCCCAGACTTCCGTATCATCTGGGATAACGCTTACGCGGTGCACACCCTGGATGATGTTGCCCCAACAGCGCACGACATCTTGTCACTGGCGCAAGCAGCGGGTAACCCGAACCGTCCCTTCGTGGTGGCTTCGACCTCTAAGA
It encodes the following:
- a CDS encoding DUF4244 domain-containing protein, producing the protein MASKELSLKPQPDPPKVGRLQGLITRRKQWVVAHRESGMATAEYAIAMIAAAGFAGLLIVILKSGPVRELLTSIVQTALGTR
- a CDS encoding TadE family type IV pilus minor pilin produces the protein MDSPKRERGAVTAEFAVALPALVLVLAFVLAVSSVALKTVSLQAAARSGARLAAVEPNPQVVYQLVSSMAGVGATINIEFGERLATVTVTKQATIGPFNLGSYELRGSAIAVRELDGSQW
- a CDS encoding Rv3654c family TadE-like protein gives rise to the protein MNLRPNVRTQDLWSTGGEGDQCSQPERGSATIMVLAIIASVALILSTIVTVARMNQARETTATIADLSALAAADALHNLDQPPCPVAVEVARYNTTFPVETSCAQSGADNILVCVQGTVLRLPVRSCALAGPAP
- the thrC gene encoding threonine synthase; this encodes MKYISTRGAMAPMTYSEALLEGLATDGGLAVPHTMPTLSAQQIESWRELEYADLAVEVLSLFATDIPRDDLARMCHAAYNSNNFVAKEIVPLTALTEEISLVGLSEGPTLAFKDMAMQFLGQSMEYALSRAGSKLNIVGATSGDTGSAAEYAFRGKDGIAVFMLSPQGRMSDFQRAQMYSLTDANIHNIAVEGVFDDCQNLLKDISNDLEFKAEYHLGTVNSINLGRISAQLVYYFWAWLRASDSVDQAARAEYQVSFTVPSGNFGNILSGHFARVMGLPIHRLVLAANENNVLDEFFRTGIYRPRSAERTYLTSSPSMDISKASNLERFIFDLLGRDGERLAAAWRTLDETGELDLSAEQPRFESEFGLVSGSSTHADRVATIRSVHEATGKVIDPHTADGVKVAREYLDPQVPMLVLETAKPEKFPEIVQEATGLELGPPQHLAGLLELPQHVTDMGNDADALRGFITAHAIQ
- a CDS encoding aminotransferase class I/II-fold pyridoxal phosphate-dependent enzyme, coding for MSVQSAFESLSSTDLATKLFQLEVQYQELQAKNLKFDLTRGKPAPEQLDLSNALLDLPGADFTDPTGLDTRNYGGLTGLVGLREIFAELLNLDVKNLIAAGNSSLEIMHDLIAFSMLYGTSDSTQPWSKDAKVKFLAPVPGYDRHFAICEHMGIEMIPVPLHADGPDMDVVKELVANDPSIKGIWCVPTYGNPTGGIYTAEITQELVAMQTAAPDFRIIWDNAYAVHTLDDVAPTAHDILSLAQAAGNPNRPFVVASTSKITFAGAGVAFFAASQENQTWYQNHLSKRSIGPDKVNQLRHLRFFQNTDGVRSHMAKHRDILAPKFDAVLQILSDRLGGAEVATWTVPTGGYFVSLNVRPGTAKRVVQLAKEAGIALTAAGAAFPYGIDPNDTNIRLAPSFPTLDEVGQAMDGVATCVLLAAAEQLSN